The region GGTCACTATATTGAAGTGCTGTTTGTGGAAAAAATCGCAGCATTCCTTAGTCAATGGAAAGAGGAAAAAGACTGGGATATTGATATTTTGCCTAGTCAAGCATCGACCAATCCTTTCCACCATATCTAGTTAGAAAGTGAAAACAATGAAAAAAGTTGCTATTATCGGAGCAGGAATTGTGGGAGCAACAGCTGCCTACTACCTCTCGAAAGAAAGTGACCTAGAGGTGACTGTTTTTGACCATGGACAGGGTCAGGCTACTAAGGCCGCAGCAGGAATTATCAGCCCCTGGTTTTCCAAACGCCGCAATAAGGCCTGGTATAAAATGGCGCGCTTGGGGGCTGACTTTTATGTGGATTTATTAGCTGATTTAGAGAAGTCAGGGCAAGAAATCGACTTTTACCAGCGTTCGGGAGTCTTTCTCCTGAAAAAGGATGAAACTAAGTTGGAAGAACTTTATCAACTAGCCCACCAGCGCAGAGAAGAATCTCCCTTGATAGGGCAATTAGCCATTCTGGACCAAGCATCAGCTAATGAATTATTCCCTGGTTTGCAGGGATTTGACCACCTGCTCTATGCTTCTGGTGGAGCGAGAGTAGATGGTCAACTCTTAGTGACTCGTTTGCTAGAAGCTAGTCAGGTCAAGCTGATCAAAGAAAAAGTGACTCTGACACCTTTAGCATCAGGTTACCAGATTGGCGAAGAGGTGTTTGATCAGGTTATTTTGGCGACGGGAGCTTGGTTGGGACACTTGTTAGAGCCTTTAGGTTATGAAGTAGATGTTCGTCCCCAAAAGGGGCAACTCCGAGATTATCAACTTGCCCAAGACATGGAAGCTTATCCTGTGGTTATGCCAGAAGGGGAGTGGGATTTGATTCCTTTTGCGGGTGGGAAATTGTCCCTAGGCGCTACTCATGAAAATGACATGGGATTTGATTTGACGGTAGATGAAACCTTACTCCAACAAATGGAGGGGGCAGCCTTGCCTCACTATCCAGTTTTAGCTAGAGCGACTTCAAGAGCTGAGCGTGTGGGAATCCGTGCCTATACCAGTGATTTCTCACCTTTCTTTGGGCAAGTACCTGGCTTAGCAGGTGTCTATGCTGCTAGTGGACTAGGTTCATCAGGCCTCACAACTGGTCCTATCATTGGTTACCATCTAGCTCAACTGATCCAAGACAAGGAGTTGACCTTGGCCCCTTTAAACTACCCAATTGAAAACTATGTCAAACGAGTAAAAAACGAATAAGAATTTTACTGAAATTTTAGCCTCCCCTCTAGGATGGCAAATGACATTCCCTATCAAAAATGGTAAAATAAGAAAAAATAATCCGAGAATCGAGGAAAGAAGATGCAAGAAAAGATTTTGGTAACGGGTGGAGCAGGTTTTATCGGAACCCACACAGTTATTGAGTTAATCCAAGCAGGTCATCAGGTTGTTGTGGTGGATAACCTTGTTAATAGTAGCAGAAAAAGTTTAGAAGTTGTTGAGAGAATTACAGGAGTTGAAGTGCCTTTCTATGAGGCAGATATCCGTGATACAGATACCCTTCGTGATATTTTCAAACAAGAAGAACCAACAGGGGTCATTCACTTTGCTGGCTTGAAGGCTGTAGGTGAATCTACCCGTATTCCTCTTGCCTACTATGACAATAATATCGCAGGAACTGTTAGTCTTCTAAAAGCTATGGAAGAAAACAACTGTAAAAACATCATTTTCAGTTCTTCTGCGACAGTTTACGGAGATCCTCATACAGTGCCAATCTTGGAAGATTTCCCACTTTCAGTGACCAACCCATATGGCCGCACCAAGCTTATGCTAGAGGAAATTTTGACGGATATTTACAAAGCAGACTCAGAATGGAATGTGGTCTTGCT is a window of Streptococcus mitis DNA encoding:
- a CDS encoding NAD(P)/FAD-dependent oxidoreductase, producing the protein MKKVAIIGAGIVGATAAYYLSKESDLEVTVFDHGQGQATKAAAGIISPWFSKRRNKAWYKMARLGADFYVDLLADLEKSGQEIDFYQRSGVFLLKKDETKLEELYQLAHQRREESPLIGQLAILDQASANELFPGLQGFDHLLYASGGARVDGQLLVTRLLEASQVKLIKEKVTLTPLASGYQIGEEVFDQVILATGAWLGHLLEPLGYEVDVRPQKGQLRDYQLAQDMEAYPVVMPEGEWDLIPFAGGKLSLGATHENDMGFDLTVDETLLQQMEGAALPHYPVLARATSRAERVGIRAYTSDFSPFFGQVPGLAGVYAASGLGSSGLTTGPIIGYHLAQLIQDKELTLAPLNYPIENYVKRVKNE
- the galE gene encoding UDP-glucose 4-epimerase GalE: MQEKILVTGGAGFIGTHTVIELIQAGHQVVVVDNLVNSSRKSLEVVERITGVEVPFYEADIRDTDTLRDIFKQEEPTGVIHFAGLKAVGESTRIPLAYYDNNIAGTVSLLKAMEENNCKNIIFSSSATVYGDPHTVPILEDFPLSVTNPYGRTKLMLEEILTDIYKADSEWNVVLLRYFNPIGAHESGDLGENPNGIPNNLLPYVTQVAVGKLEQVQVFGDDYDTEDGTGVRDYIHVVDLAKGHVAALKKIQKGSGLNVYNLGTGKGYSVLEIIQNMEKAVGRPIPYRIVDRRPGDIAACYSDPAKAKAELGWEAELGITQMCEDAWRWQSKHPNGFED